CTCGACAGATGGCGCCGATAGCCGAGCGCGCGGCCGCCGAGGAAGCTCTGCAGCATCTGCTGCGCCGCCGCCTCGCCGGCCGGTGGCGTGTCGGGCGCGGTGGCCACGCCCAGCTCGCGCAGCGTGGGCAGGTCGGCCGGCAGCGTAGATGGTGCGAAGCCCGGTGCGGCGCGCCAGCCCGCCGGCACGCGCACGCACGGCGCGTCCATGCGCTGCTGCCAGCGGCCGGCCCAGCCGCGGCGGTCTTTCAGGCGGCGGATCACGCCGGTCTGTGGCCACTCGGTCCAGGCCACGCCGTGCGCACGGCACCAGCGCGCCACGGCCCGGTCGCGCGCGTAGCTCCAGCCCGGGCCGGTCTCTTCGTGGCTGAACAGCCGCGTACAGGCGAATTCGCGCCGCAGCGCCGCCAGCACCTCGACCGCCTCGCCCGTGCGCACCAGCAGCGGCAGGCCGCGTGCGGCCAGCGCGTCGCGCAGGGGTGCCAGGCACTTGAGCAGCCAGGTGACGTGTCGCGGGTGGCACTCGGGGCTGTCCAGCCAGGCGGGTTCGATGATGAACAGCGCCAGCGCGGCGTCGCAGCGTGCGGCCTCGGCCAGCGGCGCGTGGTCGGTCACGCGCAGGTCGCGCTTGAACCAGACGACAGCGCGGCTCATGCGCGTTCCGGGCCTCGGCCGCGCGGCCGTGTCAGTCGCGGCTGCACAGCAGCTCCTCGGCATGGTGCAGACCGCGCGTGGCGCGGGTCCACCACTGCGAGAAGCTCTCGCAGCGCCGCGCCACCGGCGGGAACAGCGTCGGTGCCGCGTCCAGCTGCGCCACGGGCCGGAGCCAGCGCGTGAGGTGCGGGTCGTCGACGCTGCGCACGCGCGCCGCGCCCGCCAGCGCGTTGGCCAGGCCGGCGGCGTCGACGAACCAGCGTTGCGCAGTCACCGCAGCCATCGCCGTGTCGACCCAGCGCCAGCGTGACTCGGGCCAGGGCCAGGCCTGGTGGTGTTCGCGCAGGTACACGCCGATCCGCACGGCACCGTCGGGCAGGTCGGCCGGCGGCGCACGCAGCGCCCACGGGTGCACCAGCCAGACCTCGCGCCCGCGCAGCCGCTCGGCGCAGGCGGCATCGGGCACGCGCAGCCCCAGGCCGGCGGGTGGTGCGGCGAGCAGCGGCGGCTCGGGCGTGGCGGCTGTCTCGGCCATCGGCGCACGGGAGGCCGGGCCGGGGGCGGCTGTCGGCGTGGCGCTGCGGGCGATGCGGTCCAGCGCCTCGTAGGACTGGTCGATCACGGTGCCGGCGCTGTGCCAGTGGGCGGGCGCGTAGCACGCCACGTTGTCGGCGTTGAAGAGATACGGCTTGTGGCTGCCGGTTCCGGCCACCCACTGCCAGCTGAGGTGGTTGCTGGCCAGATCGCCGTCGAGCAGGTGCGCCACCAGCCAGTCGGCGCCCGCGCGCCAGTGCACGTGACGCAGGTGCACCACGTAGCTGGCCAGCCACATGCGGGCGTGGTTGTGCAGCGTGCCGGTCGCGTAGAGCGTGCGCACCGCCTCGTCGATGACCGGCACGCCGGTGCGCGCCTGGCGGATGTCGGCCGGCAGCACCGGCGCGCAGGTTTCATCCGGGCGCGGGCCGGTGTGCAGCGACTGCAGGATGGCGTCGCCCGCGTGGCCCCAGGCATGGCGGAAGAACTCGCGCCAGCCCAGCTCGAACACCAGCTTGTGCCGCACCTCCAGCCGCTCGCGCTGCAGCACGCCGGCCAGCACCTCGGGCAGCGTGATCAGGCCGTGCGTCAGGTAGGGTGACAGGCCCGTCACCGCGCCGTCGAGGTGGTTGCGGGTGCGCGCGTAGGCGGCGGGCCGCACGCGGGCGATGCGCGCCAACGCCGCGCTGCGCGTCGGGGGCAGCGTGTCGGCCCAGGGCGCCGGGCTGTCTTCGAGTCGGTGGTCCAGCAGGTCGGACATGTTCAGCGCACCTCGCCGCGGCGGATCGCAGACGCGCGTTCTCGGATCGCCTGCTTCTGGCCGTCGTTCAGGCGCGCCACGTTCTTCACCTGCAGCGCCATGCGCGGATTGCCGGCCAGCGCGGCCTCGTGCTTCATCAGGAAGTCCCAGTACAGCGTGGTGAACGGGCAGGCCGCGTCGCCGCTGCGCTGCGCGGGGTCGTAGCGGCAGCCCTTGCAGTAGGGGCTCATGCGCTGGATGTACTTGCCGGTGGCCACGTAGGGCTTGCTGGCCATCAGGCCGCCGTCGGCGTACTGGCTCATGCCCAGCGTGTTGGGCAGCTCGACCCATTCGACCGCATCGACGTAGACCGCCAGATACCAGGCATGCACCTGCTGCGGCTGCACGCCGTACATCAGCGCGAACAGGCCGGTGACCATCAGGCGCTGGATGTGGTGGGCGTAGCCGTGCTGCAGCGTCTGCCCGATCGCATCGCGCAGGCAGGCCATGTCGGTGGCGCCGGTCCAGTACCAGGCCGGCAGGTCTTCCTGTGCGTCCAGCGTGTTGAGCTCGGCGTAGCCGGGCATTCGGGTCCAGTAGATGCCGCGCACGTACTCGCGCCAGCCCAGGATCTGGCGCACGAAACCTTCCACGCTGGCCAGCGGCGCCGCGCCCGCGCGGTAGGCGGCGACGGCCGCGTCGACCACCTCGCGCGGGTTCAGCAGCTTCAGGTTCAGTGCCGCC
This portion of the Leptothrix cholodnii SP-6 genome encodes:
- a CDS encoding FAD-binding domain-containing protein; translated protein: MSDLLDHRLEDSPAPWADTLPPTRSAALARIARVRPAAYARTRNHLDGAVTGLSPYLTHGLITLPEVLAGVLQRERLEVRHKLVFELGWREFFRHAWGHAGDAILQSLHTGPRPDETCAPVLPADIRQARTGVPVIDEAVRTLYATGTLHNHARMWLASYVVHLRHVHWRAGADWLVAHLLDGDLASNHLSWQWVAGTGSHKPYLFNADNVACYAPAHWHSAGTVIDQSYEALDRIARSATPTAAPGPASRAPMAETAATPEPPLLAAPPAGLGLRVPDAACAERLRGREVWLVHPWALRAPPADLPDGAVRIGVYLREHHQAWPWPESRWRWVDTAMAAVTAQRWFVDAAGLANALAGAARVRSVDDPHLTRWLRPVAQLDAAPTLFPPVARRCESFSQWWTRATRGLHHAEELLCSRD